One Aphelocoma coerulescens isolate FSJ_1873_10779 chromosome 5, UR_Acoe_1.0, whole genome shotgun sequence DNA segment encodes these proteins:
- the LRR1 gene encoding leucine-rich repeat protein 1 isoform X3, whose amino-acid sequence MIITSRRDYPLTKSFPFSLEHLQTSYCKLARIDTRVLCLKKLRKLDLSHNHIKQLPATLGDLVCLQELDLHDNHLEAFSGALCSSSLQKSLQFLDLSQNQIQALPIEFCQLRGLVQLRLDDNALLRLPCRIGQLSHLRFLSAARNKLPFLPSDFRKLCLENLDLFGNPFEQPNPLVPNIQLKIPLTLLECAARATVNHRIPYGCHLLPSHLCKDLEVAKTCRCGSACLSSFIQITVTMNLHHVAHTVVLVDNMGGTEAPILCYFCSLDCYSQFLDRHLQSNG is encoded by the exons ATGATCATCACTTCCAGGAGGGACTATCCCCTCACCAAGAGCTTCCCCTTCTCCCTGGAGCACCTGCAGACCTCGTACTGCAAACTGGCCAGGATCGACACGAGGGTGCTGTGCCTGAAGAAGCTCCGCAAGCTGGACCTGAGCCACAACCACATCAAGCAGCTGCCGGCCACGCTGGGGGACCTGGTGTGTCTGCAGGAGCTCGACCTGCACGACAACCACCTGGAGGCCTTCAGCGGGGCCctgtgcagctccagcctgCAGAAATCCCTGCAGTTCCTGGACCTGAGCCAGAACCAGATCCAGGCGCTGCCCATTGAGTTCTGCCAGCTGCGGGGCCTGGTGCAGCTGAGGCTCGACGACAACGCCCTGCTGCGCCTGCCCTGCAGGATCGGGCAGCTGAGCCACCTGCGCTTCCTGTCGGCAGCACGCAACAAGCTGCCCTTCCTGCCCAGTGACTTCAGGAAGCTCTGTCTGGAGAACCTGGATCTCTTTGGGAATCCTTTTGAGCAGCCCAATCCGCTGGTTCCCAACATCCAGCTGAAAATCCCATTGACTCTGTTGGAGTGTGCTGCCAGGGCCACCGTCAATCACAG AATCCCTTACGGCTGTCacctcctcccttcccacctTTGCAAGGATCTGGAAGTGGCCAAAACGTGCCGGTGTGGGAGCGCCTGCCTGAGCAGCTTCATCCAGATCACGGTGACCATGAACCTGCACCACGTGGCCCACACCGTGGTGCTCGTGGATAACATGGGAGGCACGGAAGCTCCCATCCTCTGCTACTTCTGCTCCCTGGACTGCTATTCCCAGTTCCTGGACAGGCACCTCCAGAGCAACGGGTGA